A region of Streptomyces deccanensis DNA encodes the following proteins:
- a CDS encoding acetoacetate--CoA ligase, which translates to MTSANPSPLWQPDADRVARARITAFQSWAAEHHGAPAEGGYPALHRWSVDELETFWKAVTEWFDVRFSTPYARVLGDRTMPGASWFPGATLNYAEHALRATDTRAEEPALLHVDETHEPRPVTWSELRRQVGSLAAELRALGVRPGDRVSGYLPNIPQAVVALLATAAVGGVWTSCAPDFGARSVLDRFQQVEPVVLFAVDGYRYGGKEHDRRDTVAELRRELPTLRAVVHIPVLGTEAPEGALEWSALTSADVTPTFEQVPFDHPLWVLYSSGTTGLPKALVQSQGGILVEHLKQLGLHCDLGPEDRFFWYTSTGWMMWNFLVSGLLTGTTVVLYDGSPGHPDTGAQWRVAERTGATLFGTSAAYVMACRKADVHPGRDYDLSRVQCVGTTGSPLPPDGFRWLHDEVREDLWIASVSGGTDVCSCFAGAVPTLPVHIGELQAPSLGTDLQSWDPSGKPLVDEVGELVVTNPMPSMPIHFWNDPDGTRYHDSYFDTYPGVWRHGDWITLTSRGSVVIHGRSDSTLNRQGVRMGSADIYEAVERLPEIKESLVIGVEQPDGGYWMPLFVHLAPGATLDEALLTRIKRTIREQLSPRHVPDEVIEVPGVPHTLTGKRIEVPVKRLLQGTPLDKAVNPGSIDNLDLLRFYEDLARERA; encoded by the coding sequence ATGACCTCAGCGAACCCCTCGCCGCTCTGGCAGCCCGACGCGGACCGCGTCGCCCGGGCCCGGATCACCGCGTTCCAGTCCTGGGCGGCCGAACACCACGGAGCGCCCGCCGAGGGCGGATACCCGGCCCTGCACCGCTGGTCGGTCGACGAACTCGAGACGTTCTGGAAAGCCGTCACGGAGTGGTTCGACGTACGGTTCTCCACCCCCTACGCGCGCGTGCTCGGCGATCGCACCATGCCCGGCGCCTCGTGGTTCCCCGGCGCCACCCTCAACTACGCGGAACACGCCCTCCGCGCGACCGACACCCGCGCCGAGGAACCGGCCCTGCTCCACGTCGACGAGACCCACGAACCACGCCCGGTGACCTGGTCCGAGCTGCGCCGCCAGGTCGGCTCACTCGCCGCCGAACTGCGCGCCCTCGGCGTACGCCCCGGCGACCGCGTCAGCGGCTACCTCCCGAACATCCCGCAGGCCGTCGTCGCCCTCCTCGCCACGGCCGCCGTGGGCGGCGTCTGGACCTCCTGCGCCCCCGACTTCGGTGCCCGCAGCGTCCTCGACCGCTTCCAGCAGGTCGAACCCGTCGTCCTGTTCGCCGTCGACGGCTACCGCTACGGCGGCAAGGAACACGACCGCCGCGACACCGTCGCCGAACTCCGCCGCGAGCTGCCCACCCTGCGCGCCGTGGTCCACATCCCCGTCCTCGGCACCGAAGCCCCCGAGGGCGCTCTGGAATGGTCGGCCCTGACCTCCGCGGACGTCACCCCGACCTTCGAACAGGTCCCGTTCGACCACCCCCTGTGGGTGCTCTACTCCTCCGGCACCACCGGACTCCCCAAGGCCCTCGTCCAGTCCCAGGGCGGCATCCTCGTCGAACACCTCAAACAGCTCGGCCTGCACTGCGACCTCGGCCCCGAGGACCGCTTCTTCTGGTACACCTCCACCGGCTGGATGATGTGGAACTTCCTCGTCTCCGGCCTCCTCACCGGCACCACCGTCGTCCTGTACGACGGCAGCCCCGGCCACCCCGACACCGGCGCCCAGTGGCGCGTCGCCGAACGCACCGGCGCCACCCTCTTCGGCACCTCCGCCGCCTACGTCATGGCCTGCCGCAAGGCCGACGTCCACCCCGGCCGCGACTACGATCTCTCCCGCGTCCAGTGCGTCGGCACCACAGGATCCCCGCTCCCGCCCGACGGCTTCCGCTGGCTCCACGACGAGGTCCGCGAGGACCTCTGGATCGCCTCCGTCAGCGGCGGCACCGACGTGTGCTCCTGCTTCGCGGGAGCCGTCCCCACCCTCCCGGTCCACATCGGCGAACTCCAGGCCCCCAGCCTCGGCACCGACCTCCAGTCCTGGGACCCCAGCGGCAAACCCCTCGTCGACGAGGTCGGCGAACTGGTCGTCACCAACCCCATGCCGTCCATGCCGATCCACTTCTGGAACGACCCCGACGGCACCCGCTACCACGACAGCTACTTCGACACCTACCCCGGCGTCTGGCGCCACGGCGACTGGATCACCCTCACCTCCCGGGGCTCCGTCGTGATCCACGGCCGCTCCGACTCCACGCTCAACCGCCAAGGCGTCCGCATGGGTTCGGCCGACATCTACGAAGCCGTCGAACGCCTCCCCGAGATCAAGGAGTCCCTCGTCATCGGCGTCGAACAGCCCGACGGCGGCTACTGGATGCCCCTCTTCGTCCACCTCGCCCCAGGAGCGACGCTCGACGAGGCCCTCCTCACCCGCATCAAGCGGACCATCCGCGAACAGCTCTCACCGCGTCATGTCCCCGACGAGGTCATCGAAGTCCCCGGCGTCCCGCACACCCTCACCGGCAAACGCATCGAGGTCCCCGTCAAACGCCTCCTCCAGGGCACCCCGCTGGACAAGGCGGTCAACCCCGGCTCCATCGACAACCTCGACCTCCTGCGCTTCTACGAGGACCTGGCCCGCGAGCGAGCCTGA
- a CDS encoding TIM-barrel domain-containing protein encodes MDGRDLVRSVKAIGSAGAAQGLRTVRAAWRRRRADAAALPARGAERARVPGPVIGVEPGPGGGIVRFGRSELRVTVDVHGAVFWGWDGAGPEPSYALAGRCPEPDPRAVLEPDKDGAWRVVAERVTVVVSRNGAVEVRTPGGVVLRRDLPPRWWEPVGGGEARWVQRSEVAADARFFGLGGRASGPRLRDGTYRLWNTDPGHPFVPGDDPLYITMPVQMVVADAATHLVFHDTTWDGTVTLREGEEGAGSGHDRAGTAELRMDGGPLRCWVIVGTPARVLHAWAALTGAPALPPAWALGHHHARWGFGSEQEVRRIVAGYREHGLPLDAVHLDIDHYDAHRVFTVDTDNFPKLSVLSDELRREGIRLVSIVDAAVGVRPGDAVYDSGTAEDAFVRDAAGNVVEGLVWPGESVFPDFTRARTRAWWGGLYEERLAQGFAGFWHDMNEPTSFTAFGENTLPRSVRHDLEGRGGDHREAHNVYALCMARAGYEALRELVPEERPFVFSRSGWAGMQRYGGTWSGDVATGWPGLRASLALVMGLGLCGVPYSGPDVGGFDGSPSPELYLRWFQLGAYLPLFRTHASLRAGRREPWEFGEEVVEHARVALVERRRLSPYFMTLAHLARRTGAPYVRPLWWGAPEDRTLRDCEDAFLLGDCLLVAPVLEPGVDRRAVRLPRGRWYDTVTGRAYEGPGQVLLDAPLSRVPVLARAGAVLPVRGADGGLELEVWAPARGRTGGGLVVPDAGDGWDEPEVERYTARWEGPRVVVERDGDEGPVEPAYPVRVRGLDRE; translated from the coding sequence ATGGACGGTCGTGACCTGGTGCGTTCGGTGAAAGCGATCGGTTCGGCGGGGGCGGCGCAGGGGCTGCGCACCGTGCGGGCCGCATGGCGCAGGAGGCGTGCGGACGCCGCCGCGCTGCCGGCACGGGGGGCCGAGCGTGCCAGGGTGCCGGGGCCGGTGATCGGGGTGGAGCCGGGGCCCGGCGGCGGGATCGTGCGGTTCGGCAGATCCGAGCTGCGGGTGACCGTCGATGTGCACGGCGCGGTCTTCTGGGGCTGGGACGGGGCGGGGCCGGAGCCGTCGTACGCGCTGGCGGGCCGGTGTCCGGAGCCGGATCCGCGGGCCGTGCTGGAGCCGGACAAGGACGGCGCCTGGCGGGTCGTGGCCGAGCGGGTGACGGTGGTGGTGTCGCGGAACGGTGCCGTGGAGGTCCGTACGCCCGGTGGGGTGGTCCTGCGGCGTGATCTGCCGCCCCGGTGGTGGGAGCCGGTCGGCGGGGGTGAGGCGCGGTGGGTGCAGCGTTCGGAGGTGGCGGCCGACGCGCGGTTCTTCGGTCTGGGCGGGCGGGCGTCGGGTCCCCGGCTGCGGGACGGGACGTATCGGCTGTGGAACACGGACCCCGGTCATCCGTTCGTGCCGGGTGACGATCCGCTGTACATCACGATGCCGGTGCAGATGGTGGTGGCGGACGCGGCGACGCACCTGGTGTTCCACGACACCACGTGGGACGGCACGGTGACGCTGCGCGAGGGCGAGGAGGGTGCCGGGTCCGGGCACGACCGGGCCGGGACGGCCGAGCTGCGGATGGACGGCGGACCGCTGCGCTGTTGGGTGATAGTGGGCACCCCCGCGCGCGTGCTGCACGCCTGGGCCGCGCTGACGGGGGCTCCGGCGCTGCCGCCCGCGTGGGCGCTCGGCCATCATCACGCGCGGTGGGGCTTCGGGAGCGAGCAGGAGGTGCGGCGGATCGTCGCGGGCTACCGGGAGCACGGTCTGCCGCTCGACGCGGTGCATCTGGACATCGACCACTACGACGCCCATCGGGTCTTCACGGTCGACACGGACAACTTCCCGAAGCTGTCGGTGCTCTCCGACGAGTTGCGGCGGGAGGGGATCCGGCTGGTGTCGATCGTCGACGCGGCGGTCGGTGTGCGGCCGGGCGACGCGGTGTACGACAGCGGGACGGCGGAGGACGCGTTCGTGCGGGATGCCGCGGGGAACGTCGTGGAGGGGCTCGTGTGGCCCGGGGAGTCGGTCTTTCCCGACTTCACGCGTGCGCGTACGCGCGCGTGGTGGGGTGGTCTCTACGAGGAGCGGCTGGCGCAGGGCTTCGCCGGGTTCTGGCACGACATGAACGAGCCGACGTCGTTCACGGCGTTCGGGGAGAACACGTTGCCCCGGTCGGTCCGGCACGATCTGGAGGGCCGGGGCGGCGATCACCGTGAGGCGCACAACGTGTACGCGCTCTGCATGGCCCGCGCCGGGTACGAGGCGTTGCGGGAGCTGGTGCCCGAGGAGCGGCCGTTCGTGTTCTCGCGCTCCGGGTGGGCCGGTATGCAGCGTTACGGCGGGACGTGGTCCGGAGACGTGGCGACGGGCTGGCCGGGGCTGCGGGCGTCGCTCGCGCTGGTGATGGGGCTGGGGTTGTGCGGGGTGCCGTACTCGGGGCCTGACGTGGGCGGGTTCGACGGGAGTCCGTCGCCGGAGCTGTATCTGCGGTGGTTCCAGCTCGGCGCGTACCTGCCGCTGTTCCGTACGCACGCGAGTCTGCGGGCGGGGCGGCGGGAGCCGTGGGAGTTCGGGGAGGAGGTCGTCGAGCACGCGCGCGTGGCGCTCGTCGAGCGGCGGCGGCTGTCGCCCTACTTCATGACGCTGGCGCATCTGGCGCGTCGTACGGGGGCGCCGTACGTACGCCCCTTGTGGTGGGGTGCGCCGGAGGACCGGACGCTGCGTGACTGCGAGGACGCGTTCCTGCTGGGTGACTGTCTGCTGGTGGCGCCGGTGCTGGAGCCGGGCGTGGACCGGCGTGCGGTGCGGCTGCCGCGGGGCCGTTGGTACGACACGGTGACCGGGCGGGCGTACGAGGGACCGGGGCAGGTGCTGCTGGACGCGCCGCTGTCGCGTGTCCCGGTACTCGCGCGCGCGGGTGCCGTGTTGCCGGTCCGGGGCGCCGACGGCGGCCTGGAGCTGGAGGTGTGGGCACCCGCGCGCGGGCGGACGGGAGGCGGGCTCGTGGTGCCGGACGCGGGCGACGGCTGGGACGAGCCGGAGGTCGAGCGGTACACGGCGCGTTGGGAGGGGCCGCGGGTGGTCGTGGAGCGGGACGGGGACGAGGGTCCGGTCGAGCCCGCGTATCCCGTGCGGGTGCGCGGGCTCGACCGGGAGTGA
- a CDS encoding NUDIX domain-containing protein: protein MSANQHPPANSAPDSHCSSCGAPYGEGVSGWPRTCEACQIVAYRNPLPVAVALQPVYDTQGTALVVITRTIAPARGGTALPGGFIDHREDWRHAVVRELKEETGICAADRDVRLADAMSSPAGHLLLFGLLPERPAAGLPAPVPTDETEGWHLLRRPTELAFPLHTLAVQAFFDGRYI, encoded by the coding sequence GTGTCCGCGAATCAACACCCACCCGCCAACTCCGCACCGGACTCGCATTGTTCGAGCTGCGGAGCGCCCTACGGAGAGGGCGTTTCCGGCTGGCCCCGCACCTGCGAGGCCTGCCAGATAGTGGCCTACCGCAATCCGCTCCCCGTCGCGGTGGCCCTCCAACCCGTGTACGACACCCAGGGCACCGCCCTCGTGGTGATCACACGGACCATCGCCCCCGCGCGCGGGGGCACCGCCCTGCCCGGCGGCTTCATCGACCACCGGGAGGACTGGCGCCACGCCGTCGTCCGTGAACTCAAGGAGGAGACGGGCATCTGCGCGGCCGACCGCGACGTACGCCTCGCCGACGCCATGAGCTCGCCCGCCGGCCATCTCCTGCTCTTCGGGCTCCTCCCGGAGCGCCCGGCCGCCGGCCTCCCGGCGCCCGTCCCCACCGACGAGACGGAGGGCTGGCACCTGCTGCGCAGACCCACCGAACTCGCCTTCCCCCTGCACACCCTGGCCGTCCAGGCGTTCTTCGACGGCCGCTACATCTGA
- a CDS encoding Zn-ribbon domain-containing OB-fold protein, translated as MVAGWFTGEGEGFRLLGTRCAACASVFFPREDAFCRNPACPGGELREVALSRRGRVWSYTDGRYRAPSPYVSDPELPWEPYALIAVELAEERLVVLGQAVPGVTCADLAVGMEVEVVPGVLNEDAETAWTTWQWRPTGAGT; from the coding sequence GTGGTCGCGGGCTGGTTCACCGGGGAGGGCGAGGGGTTCCGGCTGCTCGGCACGCGCTGTGCGGCGTGCGCCTCGGTGTTCTTCCCCCGCGAGGACGCCTTCTGCCGCAATCCGGCCTGTCCGGGCGGTGAGCTGCGCGAGGTCGCGCTGTCGCGGCGGGGCCGGGTGTGGTCGTACACGGACGGACGGTACCGGGCTCCGTCACCCTACGTGTCGGATCCGGAACTTCCCTGGGAGCCGTACGCGTTGATCGCTGTGGAACTGGCCGAGGAACGCCTCGTGGTGCTGGGGCAGGCCGTTCCCGGGGTGACCTGCGCCGATCTGGCGGTGGGCATGGAGGTGGAGGTCGTCCCCGGGGTGCTGAACGAGGACGCGGAGACGGCCTGGACGACCTGGCAGTGGCGGCCGACGGGGGCGGGGACATGA
- a CDS encoding lipid-transfer protein, producing MTGEVAVLGAGMHPWGKWGRSFVEYGTVAARAALADAGLDWRDVGSIVGADTVRGGYPGYVAGATFAKALGWQGARVTSVYAACASGAQAVGTARAQILAGLADVVLVVGADSAPKGFFRPAGGDRADDPDWLRFRVLGATNPTYFGLYARRRMAVHGDTREDFARVKVKNSAMGALNPHARYRKRVTAEEVAASAVVADPLRLLDICATSDGGAALVLSSMEFARRHGVAEPVRIRAVSTVTPRYPNTVLDLPDIATDSAVAVAPPDETFRASIARAAYEEAGVGPEDLSLAEVYDLSTALELQWYEDLGLCGEGEAAKLLRDGATAPGGRIPVNSSGGLASFGEAVPAQAIAQVCELVRQLRGEAGERQVAGARVALSANQGLFGHGSAVIAVR from the coding sequence ATGACGGGCGAGGTGGCGGTGCTGGGCGCGGGCATGCACCCGTGGGGCAAGTGGGGCAGGAGTTTCGTCGAGTACGGGACGGTGGCCGCGCGGGCGGCGCTGGCCGACGCGGGGCTCGACTGGCGGGACGTCGGCTCGATCGTCGGCGCCGACACGGTCCGGGGCGGCTATCCGGGCTATGTGGCGGGGGCGACCTTCGCGAAGGCGCTGGGCTGGCAGGGGGCCCGGGTCACGAGTGTGTACGCGGCCTGTGCCTCCGGGGCGCAGGCGGTCGGCACCGCGCGGGCCCAGATCCTCGCCGGTCTCGCGGACGTGGTGCTGGTGGTGGGCGCGGACTCGGCCCCGAAGGGCTTCTTCCGGCCGGCGGGCGGGGATCGGGCGGACGATCCGGACTGGTTGCGGTTCCGCGTCCTCGGGGCCACCAATCCGACGTACTTCGGGCTGTACGCGCGGCGGCGGATGGCGGTGCACGGGGACACGCGGGAGGACTTCGCGCGGGTCAAGGTGAAGAACTCCGCCATGGGGGCGCTCAATCCGCACGCGCGCTATCGCAAGCGGGTGACCGCCGAGGAGGTCGCGGCCTCGGCCGTCGTCGCCGATCCGCTGCGGCTGCTGGACATCTGCGCGACCTCGGACGGGGGTGCGGCGCTCGTGCTGTCCAGCATGGAGTTCGCGCGGCGGCACGGGGTGGCCGAGCCGGTGCGGATACGGGCGGTGTCCACGGTGACGCCCCGCTATCCCAACACGGTGCTGGATCTGCCGGACATCGCGACGGACTCGGCGGTCGCGGTGGCGCCGCCGGACGAGACGTTCCGGGCGTCGATCGCGCGGGCGGCGTACGAGGAGGCGGGCGTCGGGCCCGAGGACCTCTCGCTCGCCGAGGTCTACGACCTGTCCACCGCGCTGGAGTTGCAGTGGTACGAGGACCTGGGGCTGTGCGGTGAGGGCGAGGCCGCGAAGCTGCTGCGGGACGGTGCGACGGCGCCGGGCGGCCGCATACCGGTGAACTCCAGCGGAGGGCTGGCCTCCTTCGGGGAGGCGGTTCCGGCGCAGGCGATCGCCCAGGTGTGCGAGCTGGTCCGGCAGTTGCGGGGCGAGGCGGGCGAGCGGCAGGTCGCGGGGGCGAGGGTGGCGCTCAGCGCGAACCAGGGGTTGTTCGGGCACGGGTCGGCGGTGATCGCGGTTCGGTGA
- a CDS encoding MIP/aquaporin family protein: MSNGDIFVGEVIGTAILILFGAGVCAAVTLRFSKARASGWIVIAFGWGFAVLAGAYTAAPLSGGHLNPAVTLGIAVDTEVWDKVWVYLLGQMVGAMLGAVLAYLVYLAQFQANVRKEGTTEGTADEPTPTLGIFSTIPEIRNPVANLITEIIATIALVLPILAFGRNTGIGIGQIPGEEAGIYGSGISVLLVAFLVVGIGLSLGGPTGYAINPARDLGPRIVHTFLPIPHKGTSDWGYAWIPVVGPLVGGVLAGLVYNAAF, from the coding sequence ATGAGCAACGGAGACATATTCGTCGGTGAGGTCATCGGTACGGCGATCCTGATTCTCTTCGGCGCCGGTGTGTGCGCCGCCGTCACTCTCAGGTTCTCGAAGGCGAGGGCGTCGGGCTGGATCGTGATCGCGTTCGGCTGGGGCTTCGCCGTGCTGGCGGGCGCCTACACCGCCGCTCCCCTGTCGGGTGGGCACCTCAACCCGGCGGTGACCCTCGGGATCGCGGTCGACACGGAGGTCTGGGACAAGGTCTGGGTGTATCTGCTCGGCCAGATGGTCGGTGCGATGCTCGGCGCCGTCCTCGCCTATCTCGTGTACCTCGCGCAGTTCCAGGCAAACGTCCGCAAGGAGGGCACCACGGAGGGCACGGCGGACGAGCCGACGCCGACCCTCGGGATCTTCTCCACCATCCCGGAGATCCGGAACCCGGTCGCCAACCTGATCACGGAGATCATCGCGACGATCGCCCTGGTGCTGCCGATCCTCGCCTTCGGCCGGAACACGGGCATCGGCATCGGCCAGATCCCCGGCGAGGAGGCCGGGATCTACGGCTCCGGCATCTCGGTCCTGCTGGTGGCGTTCCTGGTCGTCGGCATCGGCCTCTCCCTGGGCGGGCCCACCGGCTACGCCATCAACCCCGCCCGTGACCTCGGCCCGCGCATCGTGCACACCTTCCTGCCGATCCCCCACAAGGGCACCTCGGACTGGGGTTACGCCTGGATCCCGGTCGTCGGCCCCCTGGTCGGCGGGGTCCTCGCGGGCCTCGTCTACAACGCAGCCTTCTGA
- the glpK gene encoding glycerol kinase GlpK produces the protein MPDNAQKYVAAIDQGTTSSRCIIFDQGGAIVAVDQREHRQIFPKPGWVEHDATEIWSKVQAVVAGAIAKAGLRADQISALGITNQRETTVLWDRATGKPVHNAIVWQDTRTSALCNELGGTDGQDRFREQTGLPLASYFSGPKAAWLLDNVPGLRARAERGEIAFGTIDSWLIWNLTGGTDGGRHVTDVTNAGRTMLMNLETLQWDTSILSAMNVPEAVLPEIRSSAEVYGTAVGPLAGVPVASALGDQQAAIFGQACYDVGTAKNTYGTGSFLLLNTGNRPVPSKSGLLTTMGYKIGDEAPVYCLEGSIAITGALVQWFRDQLGIIRSADEIEPLAASVDDNGGAYIVPAFSGLFAPYWRSDARGVVTGLTRYVTKAHLARAVLEATSWQTREVVDAMFQDSGVPITTLKVDGGMTKNNLLMQHQADVLGVPVIRPRVSETTCLGAAYAAGLATGVWNDLDELKSHWQRDVEWTPAMEASVRDREYHNWRKAVEKSLGWHEDDAS, from the coding sequence ATGCCGGACAACGCCCAGAAGTACGTCGCCGCCATCGACCAGGGGACCACTTCGAGCCGTTGCATCATCTTCGACCAGGGCGGGGCCATCGTCGCCGTCGACCAGCGGGAGCACCGCCAGATCTTCCCCAAGCCGGGGTGGGTGGAGCACGACGCCACGGAGATCTGGTCGAAGGTGCAGGCGGTCGTCGCCGGGGCCATCGCGAAGGCGGGCCTGCGGGCGGACCAGATCAGCGCGCTCGGCATCACCAACCAGCGGGAGACAACCGTCCTGTGGGACCGGGCCACGGGCAAGCCCGTGCACAACGCGATCGTCTGGCAGGACACCCGTACCTCGGCGCTGTGCAACGAACTCGGCGGCACGGACGGGCAGGATCGCTTCCGTGAGCAGACCGGTCTGCCCCTGGCCAGCTACTTCTCCGGGCCGAAGGCCGCCTGGCTGCTCGACAACGTGCCGGGGCTCAGGGCCCGTGCCGAGCGCGGCGAGATCGCGTTCGGCACGATCGACTCCTGGCTGATCTGGAACCTGACCGGTGGCACGGACGGCGGCCGGCACGTCACCGATGTCACCAACGCCGGACGCACCATGCTGATGAACCTGGAGACCCTCCAGTGGGACACCTCGATCCTCTCCGCGATGAACGTCCCGGAGGCGGTCCTGCCGGAGATCAGGTCCTCCGCCGAGGTGTACGGCACGGCCGTGGGCCCCCTCGCCGGCGTTCCCGTCGCCTCGGCGCTCGGCGACCAGCAGGCGGCGATCTTCGGCCAGGCCTGCTACGACGTGGGCACCGCGAAGAACACCTACGGCACCGGGAGCTTCCTGCTGCTCAACACCGGGAACCGGCCCGTGCCGTCGAAGAGCGGGCTGCTGACCACCATGGGGTACAAGATCGGCGACGAGGCGCCGGTGTACTGCCTGGAGGGGTCGATCGCGATCACGGGCGCCCTGGTGCAGTGGTTCCGCGACCAGCTCGGCATCATCCGCAGCGCCGACGAGATCGAGCCGCTGGCGGCGAGCGTCGACGACAACGGCGGCGCGTACATCGTGCCCGCGTTCTCGGGCCTGTTCGCCCCGTACTGGCGCTCGGACGCGCGGGGCGTCGTGACCGGCCTGACGAGGTACGTCACCAAGGCGCACCTCGCGCGCGCGGTGCTGGAGGCGACGAGCTGGCAGACGCGCGAGGTGGTGGACGCCATGTTCCAGGACTCGGGGGTGCCCATCACGACGCTCAAGGTCGACGGCGGTATGACCAAGAACAACCTGCTGATGCAGCACCAGGCGGACGTCCTGGGCGTGCCCGTGATCCGGCCCCGGGTCTCGGAGACGACCTGCCTGGGCGCCGCCTACGCCGCCGGTCTCGCGACCGGGGTGTGGAACGACCTGGACGAGCTGAAGTCGCACTGGCAGCGGGACGTCGAGTGGACGCCCGCCATGGAGGCCTCCGTACGGGACCGCGAGTACCACAACTGGCGCAAGGCGGTGGAGAAGAGCCTCGGCTGGCACGAGGACGACGCGAGCTGA
- a CDS encoding GTP-binding protein, whose protein sequence is MILGRTERGTPPVEPVTLKILVAGGFGVGKTTCVGAVSEIKPLRTEEVLTEAGRPVDDTSGVENKTTTTVAMDFGRITLREDLVLYLFGTPGQDRFWFLWDELASGALGAVVLVDTRRLEDCFAAVDYFERRSIPFVIGVNCFDEAARYPAETVRQALDLDPDVPVVLCDARQRDSVKDVLVAVVRHAMAQASGQRQTVTT, encoded by the coding sequence ATGATCCTCGGGCGCACTGAGCGCGGCACACCCCCGGTCGAGCCCGTCACGCTCAAGATCCTCGTGGCCGGCGGCTTCGGCGTGGGCAAGACGACCTGCGTCGGCGCGGTCAGCGAGATCAAGCCACTGCGCACCGAGGAGGTGCTCACCGAGGCGGGCCGCCCGGTCGACGACACCAGCGGTGTGGAGAACAAGACGACGACCACCGTCGCCATGGACTTCGGCCGCATCACCCTGCGGGAGGACCTCGTCCTGTACCTGTTCGGCACCCCCGGGCAGGACCGCTTCTGGTTCCTCTGGGACGAGCTCGCCTCCGGCGCCCTCGGGGCCGTCGTCCTCGTCGACACGCGCCGCCTGGAGGACTGCTTCGCCGCCGTCGACTACTTCGAGCGGCGCTCCATCCCCTTCGTGATCGGCGTCAACTGCTTCGACGAGGCCGCGCGTTACCCGGCCGAGACGGTCCGCCAGGCCCTCGACCTCGACCCCGACGTACCGGTCGTCCTGTGCGACGCCCGACAGCGTGACTCGGTCAAGGACGTCCTCGTCGCCGTCGTCCGGCACGCGATGGCCCAGGCGTCGGGGCAGCGCCAGACCGTCACCACCTGA
- a CDS encoding DUF742 domain-containing protein: MSRDGQGRSHWFDDEAGPVVRPYAMTRGRTNHAIQHRLDLIAVVVTEPHVDDLEEDHSLSPEHVRIVELCRDTPQSVAELAADLDLPVGVVRVLVGDLVDEELVHVTRPVPPAELVDESILRDVINGLRAL; this comes from the coding sequence ATGAGCCGAGACGGTCAGGGAAGAAGCCACTGGTTCGACGACGAGGCCGGACCAGTGGTGCGTCCGTACGCGATGACACGCGGCCGGACCAACCACGCGATCCAGCACCGCCTCGACCTGATCGCCGTGGTCGTCACGGAACCGCACGTCGACGACCTGGAGGAGGACCACTCCCTCTCCCCTGAGCACGTCCGTATCGTCGAGCTCTGCCGCGACACCCCGCAGTCGGTGGCCGAACTGGCCGCCGACCTGGACCTCCCCGTCGGAGTGGTCCGCGTCCTCGTCGGAGACCTCGTGGACGAGGAACTCGTCCACGTGACCCGCCCCGTTCCGCCTGCCGAGCTGGTGGACGAGAGCATCCTGCGCGACGTCATCAACGGCCTCCGGGCGCTCTGA
- a CDS encoding roadblock/LC7 domain-containing protein, giving the protein MTAPKAERTATGTSGELNWLLDDLVERVASIRKALVLSSDGLPTGVSKDLTREDSEHLAAVSSGFHSLAKGVGRHFEAGSVRQTVVELDEAFLFVTAAGDGSCLAVLADSDADIGQVAYEMTLLVKRVGVHLGSAPRADGPLGG; this is encoded by the coding sequence ATGACCGCACCGAAGGCCGAGAGGACCGCGACCGGTACGTCCGGGGAGCTGAACTGGCTCCTGGACGACCTGGTGGAGCGTGTCGCCAGCATCCGCAAGGCGCTCGTGCTCTCCAGCGACGGACTGCCCACGGGCGTCTCCAAGGACCTCACCAGAGAGGACAGCGAGCACCTGGCCGCCGTCTCCTCCGGATTCCACAGCCTCGCCAAGGGCGTGGGCCGCCACTTCGAGGCGGGCAGCGTCCGGCAGACCGTCGTCGAGCTCGACGAGGCCTTCCTCTTCGTCACGGCCGCGGGCGACGGCAGCTGCCTCGCCGTCCTCGCCGACTCCGACGCGGACATCGGGCAGGTCGCCTACGAGATGACCCTCCTGGTCAAGCGGGTCGGCGTACATCTGGGCTCCGCCCCGCGCGCCGACGGCCCCCTCGGCGGGTAG